GGATCCGGGTGCGCCAGCGAGGAGCAGTTGGTGCTCTACGTCAGCGGCGCGCTGGGCGGCAGCGACCGCGCCCCCATTGCCGCCCATGTCGGCGGCTGCGACCCCTGCGTCGCGTCGCTGGCGCAGCTCCACCGTCGCCTGAGCGTGCTGGGAGACGTCGCCGCCCCCATCCCGGCCGACGTCGTCCGGCGCGCTCAGGCGGTGCTCCCGGCCGCGCTGGCGGAGCTGGCGCCGGCAGCGGTGCCGACGGCGGCGGGAGCGCGTCCGCACCCGGCCCTGGCGCGGGAGGCGGGTCCGTCGCTTCTCGAGCGTCTGCGCGCCTGGCTGCGGGTGCCGGTGCTGGCGCCGCTGGCGGTGGCCGCCACGGCGTTGTTCATGGTCGCGGTCGGCTCGCTGCCATCGACGGGGCCGGACGGCGGCGAACGCAGCCGCGCCCTGCCGCCATCGACGGTGCGCCTGCGGGTCACCGCCGACAGCACCACCATGTACAGCCGGCCGAGCGGCAAGTCGGATCCGCTCGGCACCGTCGGGCGCGGTGCCACGGTCGCGGTTGCCGGCGAGGAGCGCGGTTGGTACGAGGTGCGCCTCGACGATGGGCGGTCCGGTTGGATCCTGCGGGAGGCCTTCGAGTAACCGGTGGCCAACGATGCACAGCGCCGGCGCCGCGGGCGTCGACGCGTGAGCACCATGCGCCTGGCGGCGCTGGCGCTGGCCGGACTGCTCCTCGCGGCCCCGGCCGGTGCGCAGGAGTCGCTCGTCTGCGGCGTGCCGGTGTCGCGCGCGCTCGCCGCGGGTGCCACGCATCACTACACCCTGGCCCCACGGGTGGGGTCGGCGGTGGTGATCCAGGCGGCCGACGTCGGCACGACGCTCGGGCTGCTCCGCATCCGGGTGTCCGGGCCCGGCGGCACGCTCGCCGACACCTGCCAGGGGGTGGCCCAGTTCACCGCCGTGCCGGGCCCGCTCGACCTGCAGATCTCGCAGTGCGGCGGCAGCAACGACGGCCAGTACACGGTCTCGCTGAACGTCGTGTCGGACGATGGTGGCAACTGCGGCCGGCCGCTGCTCTGCGGCGCGACGCCCGACGGCATCGGCTTCGCGGTGCCCGGTGAAGCGGACTCGTTTCTCCTCTCGCTGCACGCCGGCGAGCGGGTGACGCTGCGCCTCAACTACACCGACGGGCTCGGCGCGCCGTTGCTGCGCCTCTTCGGACCGGACGGCGTCGAGCTCGCCCTCCAGGGCCCGTGCGCCGGCCAGGTGAGCATCGATCCCGACCGTGGCGACGGCCTCTACACCGCCCTGATCAGCGCCTGCGACCAGCCGGTCCGGCGCCCATACCGCATCGAATTCTCGGACGACGCCTGCCCGGAGGGTCCGGTCATCACCACCTTCCTGGTCGCCAACGCCGCCAACGATCCGCTCAAGCCGAGCGGCTTCGATGGCGCCGGCCGGCCGATCTTCAAACACCCGTACGGCCAGGGCTTCTCGCTGGTCCTGGAGGCGCGCGCCGGGGCCAATCGGCACAATCCCGGCGTCTATCCGGCGCCCTATTTTGCCGGCGGAACGCTGATGGACCCCGACATGCAGATGATCCAGTCGCGCCCGCTCGGCGACGGCAGCGCGGTGGTCTGCGACACCGCCCCGCCGCTCCTCGGCGGCGTGCCGGCGACCGTGCCGTTCCGCTTCGACGACTCCCCTATGGCGCGCGACACCATCCACGACATGGGCTGCCGCTTCGTCGACGGCGCCGGCCAGTTGGTCGCCCGGCAGAACTCGATCGAAGCCTGCACGCGCTCGGACCAGGCCTTCGGCTTCGGCTTCGTCGATCGCGGCTCGCGCATCCAGTTCTGCGGCCTCATCGCCACCGCCTGGAGCTTTCCCCCCGGCGACACCATCGTCGCGGCCCGCGTCAAGGACGGCGACGAGGGGGAATTCGGCCAGCCGCGCGAGATCGTCGTGCGCATCGGCGAGACGACGACCCCGAGCGTGACCGCGAGGCCGACCGCCACCGCGACCCCGACCCGCGCGACGCCGCCGACGGCCACCGCGACGCGGACGCCGCCGGCCACCGCGACCCGTACCGCGACGCCCAGCAGCCCGGGCTCGACGGCGACGCCCACCCCGACCGGCACGGGGTCGACGCCCACCGCCACCCGGACCCTGCCGCCCATGGCCTGCGCCGGCGACTGCAACGGCGATCGACGGGTCTCGATCGCCGACCTCACCCAGGTGCTGACGATCCTGATCCAGAGCGCGCCGCTCGCCGGTTGTCCCGCCGCCGACGCCGACGGCAACGGCGTGCTCACCATCAACGACGTCATCGCCGCCGTGAATGCCGCGCTCTATGGCTGCCCCTGACATTCGCGCCGCCGCGTAGTAACCGAAGAGGCGCATGGGCGCGCCTCCGTCCGCTCCGCCGGCGGTCGATTCGATCTGCCCGCACGCCCCCGCGTGCGCCGGCTGCGCCCTGATCGGCACCGCGTACACCCGCCAGTTGGCGCTCAAGCGCGCGCGGGTCGTCGCCGCGCTGGCGACCCATCCCCGGCTCGCCGCCGTCGCCGTCGGCGACATCGTCGGTTCGCCGCGCGTCTTCGGCTATCGCAACCAGGCGAAACTGGTGGCCCGCGCCGCCCGCCGCGGCCTGCTGCTCGGCGTCTACCGGCCCGGCACCCACCAGGTGGTCGACATCAGCCGCTGCCCGGTGCACGACCCGCGCATCACCCAGGTGCTGGCCGGCGTCCGCCAGGCGGTGGCGGCGACCGACCCGCCAATCTACGACGAGCGCAGCGGCAGCGGCTGGCTGCGCTACGTCGTCGTGCGCGCCTCGGCGTGGAAACACAGCGCGCAGGTGATCCTGGTGGTGCGCGACCGCAACTGGTCCGGCGAGGCGGCCCTGCTCGGCCGCCTGCGCCGCCTGCCGAGCGTGCGCAGCGTCGCGCTCAACCTCAACCGCTCGCAGGGCAACGTCATCTTCGGCGAGCGCTTCATCGCCGTCACCCGCGAGCAGTCGCTGCTCGAGCGGGTCGGTGGTCTCACCCTCAGCAGCCGCGCCGGCGCCTTCCTGCAGGCCAACATCGGCGTCGCCCGCAAGGTCTACGAGCGCGTCCTGACGCTCGCCGATCCGCAGCCCGACACCATCGCCGTCGACCTCTACTGCGGCGTCGGCGCGATCAGTTTCTGTCTCGCCACCCGCGCCCGCCAGGTGTTCGGCGTCGAGGAGTCCGCCAACGCCATCCTCGATGCCAAGCTCAACATCCGCCTCAACGGCTTCCACAACGTCCGCTTCTTCGCCGAGCCGGCGGCGGCCGGCATGACCCGTCTCACGGAGGCGCTGCCGGCGGTCGACCTGGTGACCCTCAACCCGCCGCGCAAGGGCGCTGACGAGCCCACCCGCGCCGCCATCGCCCGCGCCGCGC
Above is a genomic segment from bacterium containing:
- a CDS encoding dockerin type I repeat-containing protein translates to MSTMRLAALALAGLLLAAPAGAQESLVCGVPVSRALAAGATHHYTLAPRVGSAVVIQAADVGTTLGLLRIRVSGPGGTLADTCQGVAQFTAVPGPLDLQISQCGGSNDGQYTVSLNVVSDDGGNCGRPLLCGATPDGIGFAVPGEADSFLLSLHAGERVTLRLNYTDGLGAPLLRLFGPDGVELALQGPCAGQVSIDPDRGDGLYTALISACDQPVRRPYRIEFSDDACPEGPVITTFLVANAANDPLKPSGFDGAGRPIFKHPYGQGFSLVLEARAGANRHNPGVYPAPYFAGGTLMDPDMQMIQSRPLGDGSAVVCDTAPPLLGGVPATVPFRFDDSPMARDTIHDMGCRFVDGAGQLVARQNSIEACTRSDQAFGFGFVDRGSRIQFCGLIATAWSFPPGDTIVAARVKDGDEGEFGQPREIVVRIGETTTPSVTARPTATATPTRATPPTATATRTPPATATRTATPSSPGSTATPTPTGTGSTPTATRTLPPMACAGDCNGDRRVSIADLTQVLTILIQSAPLAGCPAADADGNGVLTINDVIAAVNAALYGCP
- a CDS encoding zf-HC2 domain-containing protein — its product is MTDLRETASGGGAPCPDFEVLSCFADGELSGPTAAEVTAHLGACPRCEAVTSRLREGFGAGEAGFGGGLGGSGCASEEQLVLYVSGALGGSDRAPIAAHVGGCDPCVASLAQLHRRLSVLGDVAAPIPADVVRRAQAVLPAALAELAPAAVPTAAGARPHPALAREAGPSLLERLRAWLRVPVLAPLAVAATALFMVAVGSLPSTGPDGGERSRALPPSTVRLRVTADSTTMYSRPSGKSDPLGTVGRGATVAVAGEERGWYEVRLDDGRSGWILREAFE
- the rlmD gene encoding 23S rRNA (uracil(1939)-C(5))-methyltransferase RlmD codes for the protein MGAPPSAPPAVDSICPHAPACAGCALIGTAYTRQLALKRARVVAALATHPRLAAVAVGDIVGSPRVFGYRNQAKLVARAARRGLLLGVYRPGTHQVVDISRCPVHDPRITQVLAGVRQAVAATDPPIYDERSGSGWLRYVVVRASAWKHSAQVILVVRDRNWSGEAALLGRLRRLPSVRSVALNLNRSQGNVIFGERFIAVTREQSLLERVGGLTLSSRAGAFLQANIGVARKVYERVLTLADPQPDTIAVDLYCGVGAISFCLATRARQVFGVEESANAILDAKLNIRLNGFHNVRFFAEPAAAGMTRLTEALPAVDLVTLNPPRKGADEPTRAAIARAAPPRIVYVSCDPNTLARDLDWFAGRGWRTDRVDPFDMLPQTDHVECVALLTRTAA